The Sorangiineae bacterium MSr11367 genome window below encodes:
- a CDS encoding SAM-dependent methyltransferase encodes MCKLLRVFAAACADHLASGAKTADELGRLTDTHGPTVHRLLRALGDIGIFEEREGRFSNTAQSELLRTDHPSSLRPAALFMCHDSIFTTWANIDYSLKTGKPAFDHLYGTGFWHYMKTHPEVGAFFDATMASYTSSQIEAVLDAYDFSGIQRLCDVGGGQGRMLSAILAKYPAMRGILFDQPQVIAGAAPTLERAGVSARCESVGGSFFECVPAEADAHLLKAIIHDWNDEDCVRILQSVRRASTAGQKLLVIDAVVQANHAPGHALDLNKMVDLVMLLFTPGGRERTERDFDALLRASNFELVRVLPTQSPISIVEARAK; translated from the coding sequence ATGTGCAAGCTGCTTCGGGTGTTTGCTGCGGCGTGCGCCGATCATCTCGCATCGGGTGCCAAGACCGCCGACGAGCTGGGCCGCCTCACCGACACGCACGGGCCCACCGTGCACCGGCTTTTGCGCGCACTCGGTGACATTGGCATCTTCGAGGAGCGGGAGGGGCGATTCTCGAATACGGCCCAATCGGAGTTGCTCCGTACCGATCATCCCAGCTCGCTGCGACCGGCGGCGCTGTTCATGTGCCACGATAGCATCTTCACCACGTGGGCCAACATCGATTACAGCCTGAAGACCGGCAAACCCGCCTTCGATCATCTCTATGGGACGGGATTCTGGCACTACATGAAAACCCACCCCGAAGTCGGGGCCTTCTTCGACGCGACGATGGCCTCGTACACCTCGTCTCAAATCGAAGCGGTCCTCGATGCGTACGATTTTTCGGGCATTCAGAGGCTGTGCGACGTCGGCGGTGGCCAGGGGCGGATGCTCTCGGCCATCCTGGCGAAGTATCCGGCGATGCGCGGAATCCTCTTCGATCAGCCGCAGGTGATTGCCGGCGCCGCTCCAACCCTCGAGCGAGCGGGCGTCTCGGCTCGATGCGAATCGGTTGGCGGCAGCTTCTTCGAATGCGTGCCCGCCGAGGCCGATGCCCATCTTCTAAAAGCGATCATCCACGATTGGAACGACGAGGACTGTGTGCGCATCCTCCAATCCGTGAGGCGCGCCTCCACGGCCGGGCAAAAGCTCCTCGTGATCGACGCCGTCGTGCAGGCGAATCACGCGCCGGGCCACGCCCTCGACCTCAACAAAATGGTCGACCTGGTGATGCTCCTCTTCACGCCAGGTGGCCGCGAACGCACCGAGCGCGACTTCGATGCGCTCCTGCGCGCTTCGAACTTCGAATTGGTGCGCGTGCTGCCGACTCAGTCGCCAATCAGCATCGTCGAAGCACGCGCAAAATAG
- the gap gene encoding type I glyceraldehyde-3-phosphate dehydrogenase yields the protein MAKRMAINGFGRIGRCIVRALFERGVSDLELVALNDLTNAETLAHLYNYDSVHGRAKHRATPQEGGLVIGGKPIRVAAEKDPAKLPWRELGVDVVLECTGLFTDKDKASAHLGAGARKVIIGAPAKGHDVTIVLGVNTESYDPAKHTVISCGSCTTNCLAPVAKVLLDGFGLERGLMTTMHAYTNDQVLLDLPHRKGDLRRSRAAAQNIVPTSTGAAKALSEVIPALAGKFDGRSMRVPTMDVSLVDLTFESSQPLTKDAIHAAMRAASEGPMRGILGYTEEPLVSSDYLGEPRSAVFDATLTQVLGERFAKVFAWYDNEWGFSNRMIELAQLV from the coding sequence ATGGCGAAACGAATGGCAATCAACGGCTTCGGCCGTATCGGGCGATGCATCGTGCGGGCACTGTTCGAGCGAGGTGTGTCGGATCTCGAGCTCGTCGCGCTCAACGATCTGACCAACGCCGAAACGCTCGCGCACCTCTACAACTACGATTCGGTCCACGGGCGCGCGAAGCATCGGGCCACGCCCCAGGAGGGCGGTCTCGTCATCGGCGGCAAGCCGATTCGGGTCGCAGCCGAGAAGGATCCGGCCAAGCTTCCATGGAGGGAGCTCGGTGTCGATGTGGTGCTGGAGTGCACGGGGCTGTTCACCGACAAGGACAAGGCAAGTGCGCACCTCGGCGCGGGCGCGCGAAAGGTCATCATCGGGGCTCCGGCGAAAGGGCACGATGTGACCATCGTTCTCGGCGTCAACACCGAGTCGTACGATCCGGCGAAACACACCGTTATTTCGTGCGGGTCGTGCACGACCAATTGCCTCGCGCCGGTCGCCAAGGTCCTTCTCGACGGCTTCGGTCTCGAGCGCGGTCTCATGACGACCATGCACGCGTATACGAACGACCAGGTGCTCCTCGACCTTCCACATCGCAAGGGCGATCTGCGCCGATCGCGTGCGGCCGCGCAGAACATCGTGCCGACGTCCACCGGGGCGGCCAAAGCTTTGAGCGAGGTGATTCCCGCGCTCGCGGGCAAGTTCGATGGACGCTCGATGCGTGTGCCCACCATGGATGTCTCGCTGGTCGATCTCACCTTCGAGAGCTCGCAGCCGCTGACCAAGGACGCGATCCACGCCGCCATGCGGGCAGCCAGCGAAGGGCCGATGCGGGGCATCCTTGGCTACACCGAAGAGCCACTCGTCTCGAGCGATTACCTCGGCGAACCGCGCTCCGCGGTGTTCGACGCCACGCTCACCCAGGTGCTCGGCGAGCGCTTCGCCAAGGTTTTCGCCTGGTACGACAACGAGTGGGGCTTTTCCAATCGCATGATCGAGCTCGCCCAACTCGTTTAG
- a CDS encoding TetR/AcrR family transcriptional regulator, translating to MPPTNAKRKGKPARREPKQRRSRETVDAVLDAVAKVLKRDGAGGLTTNHIAQVAGVSIGSIYQYFPNKAALFTALFNRHIEESSRLVESTLVEHATSPLDDVVRALVEAMIEVHAIDPALHELLSTGAPHGAEVARDFEKRLHGALRLAIASRPKELAVSGDLERKLFVLTQMIEALSHGVVLRRPPRMSLAAAKEEAVRAVLVYLHA from the coding sequence ATGCCCCCGACGAACGCGAAGCGAAAAGGAAAACCGGCTCGACGCGAGCCCAAACAGCGCCGCTCTCGGGAGACGGTCGATGCGGTGCTCGATGCCGTGGCCAAAGTGCTCAAGCGCGATGGTGCGGGAGGGCTGACCACGAATCATATTGCCCAGGTTGCCGGTGTGAGCATCGGGTCCATTTATCAATACTTCCCCAACAAGGCTGCACTCTTCACGGCGTTGTTCAATCGCCACATCGAAGAATCGAGCCGGCTGGTCGAGAGCACGCTCGTCGAACACGCCACCTCGCCTCTCGACGACGTGGTCCGCGCCTTGGTCGAGGCGATGATCGAAGTACACGCCATCGATCCTGCATTGCACGAGCTTCTCTCCACCGGCGCTCCCCACGGCGCCGAGGTGGCGCGCGATTTCGAGAAGCGCCTTCATGGCGCCCTTCGATTGGCCATTGCCTCTCGCCCGAAGGAGCTTGCCGTATCGGGCGACCTCGAACGAAAGCTGTTCGTCCTCACCCAGATGATCGAGGCGCTCTCCCACGGCGTCGTCCTCCGGCGCCCGCCCCGCATGTCCCTCGCCGCCGCCAAGGAAGAAGCCGTGCGCGCCGTCCTGGTCTACTTGCATGCGTGA
- a CDS encoding S8 family serine peptidase, producing MEEAVNHLSAEYGALFVISAGNSGAFGARTVSSPASADAALAVGAVDGAERLADFSSRGPRIGDDGVKPEITAPGIGIVAARSQHGQIGEPVGTSYVRLNGTSMAAPHVAGAAAIMASQHPDWSGAQIKAALIGSAKRNPELSVFEQGSGRVDVAQAIHQQLLAESANLNFGIQRWPHDDDQPIERTVTYRNTGESPITVQLGVQISGPDGRPAPEAMFSVRPTSLIVPAHGEAQATLTTDTRVQGVDGTYGGSLVATASAHELRTLASVTREVESYDVALQYVGRPGATQSDSNVFIYGVGHDFAGCAAPGGAFGCVAYDASGKAMFRLPKGRYTAGALSNDTAKDGHVDRTLLMQPLLSVTGESTVVFDVARAKPVDITVPHRTARIASRSIEIDRELAEHYMLLSRIQADAPTDVLLTAQLGPDVSKQEFMASFNSTWAEPNPSPPAGEFSWLEFFDSPYVYRISHPSYGHFPTGLKWNVRRSELATVTARYDAPAGDKWAMHSCFHGDDSPDGMDRGFAFNECAFVASTPSTRTEYSSTGPMTWSTWLSQFPVNSAPFPFSLLESEQESSFLHYDAGHSYHEHWNAGVFGPGFARQINRWLIRRGDSFFASIPIFSDAIAEHAGGARSDSSRTTLFRDGHKVAESAGSLEVDVEPGPATFRLEREVTLPASISPTTKISAAWTFRSDTVPAAEDFRRQPVSAVRFVPDLDERGRAPKGRPYFVPLYVQRQHDSSAGDVEELTVDVSYDDGETWQATRLVPKSDGWLALVHHPNDASFVSLRAKSVDTQGNMVEETIVRAYGLEP from the coding sequence TTGGAAGAAGCCGTCAATCACCTCTCGGCGGAATATGGCGCACTGTTCGTGATCTCCGCAGGCAACTCCGGCGCATTCGGAGCGCGGACGGTCTCTTCCCCCGCCAGTGCCGATGCAGCGCTGGCGGTGGGAGCCGTGGATGGCGCCGAGCGGCTGGCTGATTTCTCGAGCCGAGGACCTCGTATCGGAGACGACGGGGTCAAGCCGGAGATCACGGCGCCGGGTATCGGCATCGTCGCAGCGCGCAGCCAACATGGCCAGATTGGTGAGCCGGTGGGCACGAGTTACGTGCGGCTCAATGGCACGTCCATGGCGGCACCGCACGTAGCCGGTGCCGCCGCCATCATGGCGTCGCAGCATCCGGATTGGTCGGGCGCGCAAATCAAGGCGGCGCTCATCGGATCGGCCAAGCGCAATCCAGAGCTGTCCGTCTTCGAACAGGGCAGTGGACGCGTCGACGTCGCCCAGGCGATTCACCAGCAGCTCCTCGCCGAGTCGGCGAATCTGAACTTTGGCATCCAGCGCTGGCCGCACGACGATGACCAGCCCATCGAGCGAACCGTAACGTACCGCAACACGGGCGAAAGTCCGATCACCGTGCAACTCGGTGTTCAAATATCGGGACCGGACGGACGTCCAGCCCCGGAGGCGATGTTCTCGGTCCGTCCCACCTCGCTGATCGTGCCCGCCCATGGCGAGGCGCAAGCCACGTTGACGACCGATACGCGCGTTCAAGGCGTAGACGGCACGTACGGCGGATCCTTGGTGGCCACCGCGAGCGCACACGAACTGCGCACCCTCGCGAGCGTCACCCGCGAGGTCGAGAGCTACGATGTCGCGCTCCAGTACGTCGGCCGCCCGGGCGCAACTCAGTCGGACTCCAATGTGTTCATCTATGGAGTGGGCCATGACTTCGCGGGTTGCGCCGCGCCGGGTGGGGCGTTCGGATGCGTCGCCTACGATGCGTCGGGCAAGGCGATGTTCAGGCTCCCAAAAGGGCGTTACACCGCCGGTGCCCTCAGCAACGACACGGCGAAGGATGGCCACGTCGACCGAACGTTGCTCATGCAACCGCTGCTGTCGGTGACTGGTGAATCTACGGTCGTGTTCGACGTGGCGCGGGCCAAGCCGGTCGACATAACAGTCCCGCATCGGACGGCCCGCATCGCGAGCCGAAGTATTGAAATCGATCGAGAATTGGCGGAGCACTACATGTTGCTGAGCCGCATTCAGGCGGACGCTCCGACGGATGTTTTGCTCACCGCGCAGCTCGGGCCAGACGTTTCCAAGCAAGAATTCATGGCATCGTTCAATTCAACGTGGGCCGAGCCAAACCCATCGCCCCCGGCCGGTGAGTTCAGCTGGTTGGAATTCTTCGACAGCCCGTACGTTTATCGCATTTCTCATCCCTCCTATGGGCACTTCCCCACGGGACTGAAGTGGAACGTGCGACGCTCCGAGCTTGCCACCGTGACCGCCCGTTATGACGCGCCCGCAGGGGACAAGTGGGCGATGCATTCCTGCTTCCACGGTGACGATTCGCCCGACGGCATGGACCGTGGCTTCGCCTTCAACGAATGCGCGTTCGTCGCCTCGACGCCGTCCACGCGCACGGAATACTCGTCGACCGGCCCCATGACCTGGAGCACATGGCTGTCTCAGTTTCCGGTCAATAGCGCGCCGTTTCCATTTTCCCTCCTGGAGAGCGAGCAAGAATCGTCATTCCTCCACTACGACGCTGGGCACAGCTACCACGAGCACTGGAACGCGGGGGTGTTCGGCCCTGGCTTTGCCAGGCAAATCAATCGATGGCTGATACGGCGTGGCGACAGTTTCTTCGCGAGCATTCCCATCTTCAGCGATGCAATCGCCGAGCACGCTGGGGGCGCGAGATCCGATTCCTCGCGGACCACGTTGTTTCGAGACGGCCATAAGGTGGCGGAGAGCGCGGGTTCACTCGAGGTCGACGTCGAACCGGGTCCGGCGACATTCCGGCTCGAACGGGAGGTGACCCTTCCCGCGAGCATCTCACCGACCACGAAGATCTCCGCCGCGTGGACATTTCGCTCGGACACCGTGCCCGCGGCGGAAGATTTCCGGAGGCAGCCCGTATCCGCGGTGCGATTTGTGCCCGATCTCGATGAACGCGGACGTGCGCCCAAAGGACGGCCTTATTTCGTGCCGCTCTACGTCCAACGCCAACACGATTCATCGGCGGGCGATGTCGAAGAGCTCACGGTGGACGTATCCTACGACGACGGTGAGACGTGGCAGGCCACGCGGCTGGTACCCAAGTCCGATGGCTGGCTGGCGTTGGTGCATCATCCGAACGATGCCTCGTTCGTCTCGCTGCGCGCCAAGTCGGTCGATACGCAGGGCAACATGGTGGAGGAGACCATCGTGCGCGCCTACGGTTTGGAGCCCTAG
- a CDS encoding glycoside hydrolase family 18 protein → MKYSLRAIGLFSLVLAATTAACAGDEPNAASDDAPLAAPTPVIGAYYAGWASSSYPVSRIPANKITHLFYAFATIQNGRCVAPGGADANFSALATLKRQYPKLRTLISIGGWGAGGFSDAALTQTSRERFVTSCLDTFFTRYRGSFDGVDLDWEFPVSGGPVEITDRPEDKQNMTLLSKEFRRQLDNLGSQRGAKYLVTAALPAGRLQTDGPYDPAASFDLRALGGVLDFINLMTYDMGTGFSSVATFNAPMGEVAEDPLGQPMRKWNNVTNAVAYYRQNGVPAERLVLGVPFYGRGFVVQQEGPNHGLYQAKASTFDVGAWKSIQPLLSNPAWKQYWHPVAQSPWLYNAAERKFASYENPQSIGIRAQFAKQNGLLGTFMWELSEDDASNSLLNAMSAPFR, encoded by the coding sequence ATGAAATACAGCCTTCGCGCCATCGGACTTTTCTCCCTCGTGCTGGCCGCCACCACTGCCGCTTGCGCTGGCGACGAACCGAATGCTGCTTCGGACGACGCGCCGCTGGCAGCGCCGACTCCGGTCATCGGTGCCTATTACGCGGGATGGGCAAGTTCTTCGTATCCGGTATCACGGATTCCCGCCAACAAGATTACGCATTTGTTTTATGCATTTGCGACCATCCAAAATGGCCGATGCGTGGCCCCTGGAGGGGCCGATGCCAATTTCAGTGCACTCGCGACGCTGAAACGGCAATATCCGAAGTTGCGCACGTTGATCTCGATTGGCGGGTGGGGTGCCGGTGGCTTCTCCGACGCAGCGCTCACCCAGACGTCCCGGGAGCGATTCGTCACCAGTTGCCTCGATACGTTCTTCACGCGCTACCGCGGCAGCTTCGACGGCGTCGACCTCGATTGGGAGTTCCCGGTCTCGGGCGGGCCGGTCGAAATCACCGACCGGCCCGAGGACAAGCAGAACATGACGCTCTTGTCCAAGGAGTTCCGCCGCCAGCTCGACAACTTGGGCAGCCAGCGCGGTGCAAAATACTTGGTGACCGCCGCTCTTCCCGCGGGAAGGTTGCAGACCGATGGGCCGTATGACCCTGCGGCGAGCTTCGACCTGCGCGCCCTCGGCGGAGTTCTCGATTTCATCAATTTGATGACCTATGACATGGGCACCGGGTTCTCTTCGGTAGCCACCTTCAACGCGCCGATGGGCGAGGTGGCCGAGGATCCGCTGGGTCAGCCGATGCGGAAGTGGAACAACGTCACCAATGCCGTGGCGTACTACCGGCAAAATGGCGTTCCGGCGGAGCGCCTCGTGCTGGGTGTCCCCTTCTACGGGCGCGGGTTCGTGGTCCAGCAGGAGGGGCCCAACCATGGGCTTTATCAGGCCAAAGCGAGCACCTTCGACGTCGGCGCGTGGAAGAGCATCCAGCCGCTGCTGAGCAATCCGGCGTGGAAGCAATACTGGCATCCCGTGGCGCAGTCGCCGTGGCTCTACAATGCCGCGGAGCGCAAATTCGCCAGCTACGAGAATCCGCAGTCCATCGGCATCCGGGCGCAATTCGCCAAACAGAATGGTCTCCTGGGCACCTTCATGTGGGAGCTCTCGGAGGACGACGCCTCGAATAGCCTGTTGAACGCGATGTCCGCCCCGTTCCGGTGA
- a CDS encoding ACT domain-containing protein, which yields MKTTPYMAMMGTSSQRLRFLPGRFQIDHHPTGHVPPVDVDWLVMVRAPDGLTVVRHAEAAPAQAWLALYSGDTAHELEATGMLSALLVPLKDAGISVFVGSTFEADVVLVPEARRDDAVQALRRAGHHVA from the coding sequence ATGAAAACGACACCCTACATGGCGATGATGGGTACCTCGTCTCAGCGATTGCGCTTTCTTCCTGGACGTTTCCAGATTGACCACCATCCCACGGGGCACGTGCCGCCCGTGGACGTCGACTGGCTGGTGATGGTGCGGGCGCCGGACGGGCTGACCGTGGTGCGTCATGCGGAGGCCGCGCCGGCCCAAGCGTGGTTGGCCCTCTACAGTGGAGACACCGCACACGAGTTGGAGGCGACCGGCATGCTCAGCGCCTTGCTCGTGCCGTTGAAGGATGCGGGCATCTCCGTCTTCGTCGGCTCCACGTTCGAGGCGGACGTGGTGCTCGTCCCCGAAGCGCGGCGGGACGATGCAGTGCAGGCGCTCCGGCGCGCCGGGCACCACGTCGCATGA
- a CDS encoding metalloregulator ArsR/SmtB family transcription factor: MIQDPLSSTFAALADPTRRAILERLLEGEASVGELAEPFAMTVRAISKHVAVLEAAGLVVRGRDAQRRPSRIRAEPLAAVDHWLETYRGLWNARFDRLNERLKTKEKHDDSNKGKRVRRE; this comes from the coding sequence ATGATTCAGGACCCGCTCAGCTCGACATTTGCAGCGCTTGCCGATCCCACACGCCGGGCCATCCTCGAACGGCTGCTCGAAGGCGAAGCCTCCGTGGGAGAGCTTGCGGAGCCTTTTGCCATGACGGTTCGCGCGATATCGAAACACGTAGCCGTGCTCGAGGCCGCGGGGCTCGTCGTGCGCGGGCGCGATGCGCAACGCCGGCCGAGTCGCATCCGTGCAGAGCCTCTCGCGGCCGTGGACCACTGGTTGGAAACTTACCGCGGGCTATGGAACGCGCGCTTCGATCGACTGAACGAACGACTCAAGACAAAGGAGAAACACGATGACTCAAACAAGGGAAAACGAGTCCGCCGGGAATGA
- a CDS encoding DJ-1/PfpI family protein — protein MKKRVTRRTIAFVLVDHALALNLNGPAEVFSVANYQLGEDGGYDLVFLSEAGGPIRTSCGIVVSTQPLDAIDVARLDTLLVVGGPTAESLPRDAALVRWIRRAAKKARRTCTVCKGAFLLGAAGLLDGRRVVTHWCEIERLQALYPKARVELDPIYLRDGRIWTSAGMSAGIDLALALVEDDHGRRISLGVAKEMVIFLHRSGGQAQFSSVLAAQTRFDASSSHSKIADLPAWILNHLATDLSVEGLAKSVGMSPRTFARNFTRWHGGTPAKLVQDLRVEAACRHLETGDSEVKRIADACGFGDEETMRRAFIRRLGIPPTAYRDRFGVSARG, from the coding sequence ATGAAAAAGCGCGTCACCCGCCGCACGATAGCCTTCGTACTCGTCGATCATGCCCTTGCGCTGAACCTCAATGGGCCCGCCGAGGTGTTCAGCGTCGCCAATTACCAGCTTGGTGAGGACGGCGGATACGATCTCGTCTTTCTGTCCGAGGCAGGTGGTCCCATCCGCACGAGCTGCGGCATCGTCGTGTCGACGCAGCCGCTCGATGCCATCGACGTAGCGAGGCTGGATACGCTCCTCGTGGTGGGTGGGCCCACGGCGGAATCGCTCCCTCGCGATGCGGCGCTCGTGCGTTGGATACGCCGCGCGGCGAAAAAAGCGCGGCGCACGTGCACCGTGTGCAAGGGTGCCTTTCTGCTGGGCGCGGCGGGGCTGCTCGATGGGCGGCGCGTCGTGACCCATTGGTGCGAGATCGAACGGCTGCAGGCCCTGTATCCCAAGGCGCGGGTGGAGCTCGATCCGATTTACCTCCGAGACGGCCGCATCTGGACCTCGGCCGGCATGAGCGCGGGAATCGATCTCGCATTGGCCCTGGTGGAGGACGATCACGGGCGACGAATCAGCCTCGGGGTGGCCAAAGAGATGGTCATCTTCCTCCACCGCTCCGGGGGCCAAGCACAGTTCAGCAGCGTTCTCGCCGCCCAGACGCGATTCGACGCGAGCTCCTCCCACTCCAAAATAGCCGATCTCCCAGCCTGGATCCTGAATCACCTCGCCACAGATCTCAGCGTCGAAGGCCTCGCCAAATCGGTCGGCATGAGCCCCCGGACCTTCGCCCGCAACTTCACCCGCTGGCACGGCGGCACCCCCGCCAAATTGGTCCAAGACCTCCGCGTCGAAGCCGCATGCCGTCACCTCGAAACCGGCGACAGCGAGGTCAAACGAATCGCCGACGCCTGCGGATTCGGCGACGAGGAGACCATGCGCCGGGCCTTCATCCGCCGCCTCGGCATTCCGCCCACCGCCTACCGCGATCGCTTCGGCGTCAGCGCGCGCGGGTGA
- a CDS encoding OmpA family protein: MHSHLRFALPMLALPLFLINGCASEPAPRPAVAEVPKAAPPPPPAVPYKGPGVAVSGDLMAACNIVINKTESAPKFAYNDHDLQPEDRAVLDQVAKCVTTGPLKGRSLKLIGRADSRGEVEYNFALGSHRADTVAGYLSQLGVEKAKLVETSRGKLDATGTEESSWAQDRRVDIALL; the protein is encoded by the coding sequence ATGCATTCACATTTGCGTTTCGCTCTGCCGATGCTCGCCCTGCCGCTTTTCCTCATCAATGGATGCGCTAGCGAGCCGGCTCCCCGCCCTGCCGTGGCCGAGGTCCCCAAAGCCGCGCCCCCGCCCCCGCCTGCGGTTCCGTACAAAGGCCCCGGCGTCGCGGTATCGGGTGACCTCATGGCCGCGTGCAACATCGTGATCAACAAGACCGAGAGCGCACCGAAGTTCGCCTACAACGACCACGACCTTCAGCCGGAAGACCGAGCCGTGCTCGACCAAGTCGCGAAATGCGTCACGACCGGTCCGCTCAAAGGGCGCTCGCTGAAGCTCATTGGTCGCGCAGATTCACGCGGCGAGGTCGAATACAATTTTGCACTGGGCTCACACCGCGCCGACACGGTCGCAGGCTACCTTTCGCAGCTGGGCGTCGAAAAAGCCAAGTTGGTCGAAACGTCGCGCGGCAAACTCGATGCAACGGGAACGGAAGAATCGAGCTGGGCCCAAGACCGCCGCGTCGACATCGCGCTGCTCTGA
- a CDS encoding cysteine hydrolase yields MHEAFGLSIPHSLDDVCNPREMALLVYDMQVGIVRQVKNSKEILSGVGEVLEAARQVNMRIFYTRHLSLPRELMGSFQYRMAMRWQRVEKPELVKPWFLRDSPAFPIVPELEPRPSEAIFDKLAMSAFEGTPLTMALRDCGIRAVAIVGVALEVGIEPTVRHATDLGLIPVIVRDACGFGHEDAAQRTLASLAFGGDSIFTDITTFRQKLGLAH; encoded by the coding sequence ATGCACGAAGCCTTCGGACTCAGCATCCCGCACTCGCTCGACGACGTATGCAACCCGCGGGAGATGGCGCTTCTCGTTTACGACATGCAGGTCGGAATCGTCCGCCAAGTGAAAAATAGTAAAGAAATCCTCAGCGGGGTGGGTGAAGTCCTCGAGGCCGCCCGTCAGGTGAACATGCGCATTTTTTACACGCGCCACCTTTCGTTGCCGCGGGAACTCATGGGTTCATTTCAGTACCGAATGGCCATGAGGTGGCAGCGCGTGGAAAAGCCCGAGCTGGTAAAGCCGTGGTTTCTGCGCGATTCGCCCGCATTTCCCATCGTGCCCGAGCTCGAGCCGCGCCCCAGCGAAGCCATTTTCGACAAGCTCGCCATGTCCGCTTTCGAGGGGACACCGCTCACCATGGCACTTCGTGATTGCGGAATTCGAGCCGTGGCCATCGTCGGCGTTGCACTCGAGGTAGGCATCGAACCCACTGTGCGCCACGCGACCGATTTGGGGTTGATTCCGGTCATCGTTCGCGATGCCTGCGGATTTGGCCACGAAGATGCGGCACAACGCACCCTGGCTAGCTTGGCGTTCGGTGGCGATTCCATCTTTACCGACATCACCACCTTCCGCCAGAAACTCGGTTTGGCCCATTAG
- a CDS encoding SRPBCC domain-containing protein, producing the protein MTQTRENESAGNEIRIVRTFDAPRERVFREWIEPESVAAWFAPDGYEVTASETEPHPGGKWKVHFVSTKKGNGYTEFGEYIEVHAPEKLVFSLTQRADDGSSGPRTVVRVHLADMGLRTEMTFVQTGFTSASQRNGNAEGWGECFGKLERQLAAKT; encoded by the coding sequence ATGACTCAAACAAGGGAAAACGAGTCCGCCGGGAATGAGATCCGCATCGTCCGCACGTTCGACGCCCCGCGCGAGCGGGTGTTTCGCGAATGGATCGAGCCCGAGAGTGTCGCCGCCTGGTTCGCGCCCGACGGCTACGAGGTGACCGCCTCGGAAACGGAGCCCCATCCTGGCGGGAAGTGGAAAGTCCACTTCGTCTCGACGAAGAAGGGCAACGGCTATACCGAGTTTGGCGAATACATCGAAGTCCATGCCCCCGAAAAACTCGTATTCAGCCTCACCCAGCGGGCGGACGACGGTTCCTCGGGGCCGAGAACCGTCGTCCGCGTGCACCTCGCCGACATGGGCTTACGCACGGAGATGACCTTCGTGCAAACTGGATTCACGTCGGCTTCCCAGCGCAATGGCAATGCCGAGGGCTGGGGCGAGTGCTTCGGCAAACTCGAGCGGCAGCTCGCCGCTAAAACGTAA
- a CDS encoding LysR family transcriptional regulator, protein MLLHGIDTNLIVALSALLQERNVTRAARKVGLGQSSMSHALARLRAHFGDPLLVQAGRTMVLTERAKALIGPVEAAIAQFERVFSSRETFDPRTSERTFRIVATDNLELYLLPKLMPVLAREAPKVDLRFHHLPANWIEALQRGDCDLKLGRKYAVDPSLHRQDLLEERFVCVLRKGHPLAGRKRLTLAEYAGLSHVVVSPAAALGDSVTGLVDELLRKHGAKRRIALSVPNFLVAPFVVAAHDLALTVSARLIGSFERSLRLRVVELPLRMATYTLNQVWAERAHSDDGHQWLRQTIARTLAGA, encoded by the coding sequence ATGCTCCTCCACGGTATCGACACGAATCTCATCGTTGCCCTCAGCGCGTTGCTTCAGGAACGCAATGTGACGCGGGCTGCGCGGAAGGTCGGGCTCGGTCAATCCTCGATGAGCCATGCGCTGGCGCGCCTCCGGGCCCACTTCGGCGATCCGCTTTTGGTCCAAGCGGGCCGCACGATGGTGCTCACGGAACGTGCCAAGGCATTGATCGGGCCCGTGGAGGCGGCCATCGCGCAGTTCGAGCGCGTCTTCTCGAGCCGCGAAACCTTCGATCCGAGGACCTCCGAACGAACCTTTCGCATCGTCGCCACGGACAATCTGGAGCTTTATCTCTTGCCGAAGCTCATGCCGGTGCTCGCGCGGGAGGCACCCAAGGTGGATTTGCGGTTTCACCACCTTCCAGCGAACTGGATCGAGGCACTTCAGCGCGGCGATTGCGATCTCAAGTTGGGTCGCAAGTACGCGGTCGATCCTTCGCTGCATCGTCAGGATCTGCTCGAGGAACGGTTCGTGTGCGTGCTTCGAAAAGGGCATCCGCTCGCGGGGCGAAAGCGCCTGACCCTGGCGGAATACGCGGGCCTCTCGCACGTGGTCGTGTCACCGGCTGCGGCGCTCGGCGATTCGGTGACCGGGTTGGTGGACGAGTTGCTGCGCAAGCATGGTGCGAAACGGCGAATTGCGTTGAGCGTTCCCAATTTTCTCGTCGCCCCGTTCGTCGTCGCCGCCCATGATCTGGCGTTGACCGTGTCGGCGCGCTTGATTGGCTCGTTCGAGCGATCGCTCCGCCTGCGTGTCGTGGAGCTTCCCCTTCGAATGGCCACGTACACGTTGAATCAGGTTTGGGCCGAACGCGCCCACTCGGACGATGGCCATCAATGGCTTCGCCAGACCATCGCGCGCACCTTGGCCGGGGCCTGA